From the genome of Drosophila gunungcola strain Sukarami chromosome 3L unlocalized genomic scaffold, Dgunungcola_SK_2 000005F, whole genome shotgun sequence:
CGTTTTCTGTTTGCCCACGTTCAAGTTTTAAGTTAACCAAATCGATGCCATGGCCCAGACACAGACGCATACGCAGACACAAGCGGAGAAGCTCAACCATCCGCACAGCATTGGCATCCAGCTGCAGCACAAAGGCATGCCCCATGGGTTGGGTCTGCTGACCACGGTGGCCTCGCTGCCGCCGAAGTACCGCAGTCGCTATCTGAACCTGAAAACCAGGTGCGAAATACCCCTGGATTTGACGGTGAAGCTGCCCTCGCCGCTGCCCCAAAGCGATGTGCCCATGGCGGCCACATTCGCCGAGGTGTATAGCGAAAATGTGATGGAAATTGCACAGGAAGGGGGCGTCAAAGAGGAGAAGTTGCCACTGAAACTGCCAACGCCACCGCAGAGTCCATCGGGAAAGCGCAAATTGAGCTGTGACGATGAtggacaacgacaacgacagcCCGCCAAAATGGCCAAActggaggagaaggaggaggagccaCAGCCAGCAATAGAGGCCACTCCAGCCAAACCTGTTAAGGTATCGGAAACGGCACCCAAAACAAGCAAGGCATCCACTTCCTCGGCGAAACCCTCCCGCAACAAGGCCACTCGCAAACTGAAGTTCGATGAGGAGACCAGTTCACCAGTTTCGGGCACCATAATACGACCCCTCGAGGACATTACCGATGGCTCCATGCAGTACAGCAATGGCGACATTGACCCCAAGTACAACATAGTGGAGATCACAGATGAAACCAAAGCCGAGTTGGCGGCCATCAAGAATGTGATTGGGGACTATGTCTGCCGCTTGTGCAAGATCAAGTTCGAGGATGCCTTTGGCCTGGCCCGCCATCGGTGTGCCTGCATAGTCCTGCTGGAGTACCGGTGTCCCGAGTGCGGCAAACAGTTCAATTGTCCCGCCAATCTGGCCTCCCATCGCCGCTGGCATAAGCCCCGAAAGGAGGCCGGCAAAAAGGAGAATCGCAATACCATcaaccaacagcagcaggtgGAGAAGAAGTCGGCAATAGAGGATCTGGCATTTGATTGCCAGGAGTGTGGCAAGAAGTTCAAGAGGGCTGCCTACCTGCGAAAGCATCAGCTCACGCATCAGAAGAGGGAAAAATCAGGGGAGAAAGTAGTGGAAATGTTGCCGCCAGCCAGTACGACCACCATAACAGGCAGTTTCCACTTCAATCAGGCGGGATCcagcacctcctcctcctccgccagcAGTTCCCACTCCGATGAGGGTGTCTATGTGGCGGGGGCCACTGCCACGAGTAACTACGACTACGACAATGACTACCTCTCGGACTCGAGCTCCTCCGCCTCATCCGCCGGCTATGGTCGTCTGCAGATCGTGGAAAATGGTCTAACGGAGGAGGAAAGCATTGCCGCCGCTGCCCTCACGAATTTAAGGAACTGCGCCTCCGTCATCCAACACACCACCATGGCCCATTGAAATCGAGTGAGATTTTTGTACTATTAAGTTTAGTTATTAGTTATTGACATCAGTCAATCGATGTCAATAATGCAGCTGAAACAGACCAAAGAATTAGTTTTATTCAATGGAAATTTGCGTTTCCTCTTATACACTTAGTTAGCTATAACGTTTAGTTCTTAAACCTATTTAATTTCGTTCGCAAAATGAGTTCAATTCTAGTCAGACTCTGATTTGTATCCGTACTTCGGTCCGCATTCCATATGCACTTTAGTTCTAGTCAGTGAAACCAAAGCATCTGGTCACTAGTCAGCTTCAATACGATCTCTCGAAAAATAAGTGtcatttttggcatttttctaGTCAGTTTAGTTTTAGCTAGTTTAGGAACTTTTGGGAGTGCAATGAACTGAACACGTAAAACCAAAGAAACCAACCAAAAATTCATTACTAACCAATTTAACAGGCTATCTGGCACTAACTAGTCATATCATCTTACCAAAGAATCTATACCAAAGAATCTATACTAACACTCAGTAAACTTTATCTAATACCAACTgctttttaacattttattctaCTCTCTCACTCATATTTCATTCTTTTTTCATACATCATCTTTTCATAACTCCTTCATCAGTCATTTTTCACCTTTCACCTCTTAAAATTGCAATCATCTCATAACTTCCCGTACTGTCAACAACCGAAATTCATTCTTCATGACTCATTCATATACTCATCCTTCCCCGATCTTCTTTATTCTATATAAAATTCAAGCTCTGCCTTTTCACAACTCATCTTCTCAATTATAAACAACTCAAAATTCAACCCTTTTTCCCTTTTACCAAAATAAGTCGTGTCATTCTAGTCATAAGTTCATGCATTCCTTCTAGTCATTTTAGGTAAATAATTTCTATAAGTCAGATTCATTTCCATCTTACTTGTTTTGTACAAACATATATCGTTCTTCAATTTCGGATACAGCTTTAGTCATATTCAGGTTATATACCGAAACCAAAATTCAGGCAAAATTGTGCAGTAATAGATTTTAAGTTCGAATCAAAACCAAatatgcaaaaccaaaaatcctagtttaaacaaaaatccaaACCCAGTGTTGGTGAACCAAAGTCGAGTGTGAACTCTAGTCATTTTTAGTCACCTAAGTGGGAGAGAAATCAATTTATTCTCAAgttaatttagtttagtttactATAGTTAGGCATAGAAACGGACATTGGACCAGCGTCTCACTACCAGTCAAAGTATTGAACAGTACAACCTAGCTACAAAGGCCCCAGGCTTCAGAACCG
Proteins encoded in this window:
- the LOC128258964 gene encoding zinc finger and SCAN domain-containing protein 21; the protein is MAQTQTHTQTQAEKLNHPHSIGIQLQHKGMPHGLGLLTTVASLPPKYRSRYLNLKTRCEIPLDLTVKLPSPLPQSDVPMAATFAEVYSENVMEIAQEGGVKEEKLPLKLPTPPQSPSGKRKLSCDDDGQRQRQPAKMAKLEEKEEEPQPAIEATPAKPVKVSETAPKTSKASTSSAKPSRNKATRKLKFDEETSSPVSGTIIRPLEDITDGSMQYSNGDIDPKYNIVEITDETKAELAAIKNVIGDYVCRLCKIKFEDAFGLARHRCACIVLLEYRCPECGKQFNCPANLASHRRWHKPRKEAGKKENRNTINQQQQVEKKSAIEDLAFDCQECGKKFKRAAYLRKHQLTHQKREKSGEKVVEMLPPASTTTITGSFHFNQAGSSTSSSSASSSHSDEGVYVAGATATSNYDYDNDYLSDSSSSASSAGYGRLQIVENGLTEEESIAAAALTNLRNCASVIQHTTMAH